A region of Streptomyces halobius DNA encodes the following proteins:
- a CDS encoding Helicase associated domain protein translates to MAHQRSTTAPSCTPGSGRAGRKPAASGGVVPAIGFGAAGRVAPLQGELTLSFLTRLAARYHLTIRDLLAAVTDVGGLQNLTGMLYPDSEIHLNAQARARVCVLCRVAPHVLERALPAWTREEPCGKYGAGPIGRLTRGEEAVAAWGPACPACTAARTGRGLPARRYLAPEERVCARHRYWLLYVPHTSGLPVPLDQCPEVVRAQRRHVRLLRRSPTGAQAFEVARAVTSFWWDQPWPDEERLWPARLKATRPDDADPGWWKVAARDLITYPETVALARLLACHPLQQRTVTESGGHLPYTLGELPQLLTEIADQLGRPWLARHLAAVTHGPLFTWAHSCIRTRANSAPAAQQTLWKVHSPHRPRPLSDLLPPPESRTASGQPEPRIDDGQSEPRPVKRLRGHSLQAERAFERGFAHARAYHQRHGHLAVPKEDALGDYPLGTWLSNLRTRRTCLPAHQAAALHALSPWWNAPWSTLWQRTWHQARDRAEAHGPLKPASGFPTTSYSLGEWLYLQCTRYPALHPEQQRLLTQIGIDAAAAAAARPRRRNLKAGAEEALAHARFYATKHGSLASVTSATVHEGFRLGQWLANQRNYQRAGHRPLPAGRVQALNAIDPWWCPPWNLKWQRNYYRARDAADGRLLLQAENGFDCLNDSGAADWVWRQCARYDELSPEQQQLLAEIGITAEAARTALEHARTAPKAPAAAPAPGAKGKTSQAIRAADPATPTGPRRRRRAAEPKRPHEPRSRLGHRPDLRPGFETALAHAQAWHAEHGHLAVPRDTRHDGYPLGMWLFSQRNRAKQRARAGMPPSPHLTEIAAIDPWWNPPWDLHWQRNYYRALDHIAAGNPFDPVARIPAPSTVLGSWITRACLQYHQLHPGQQCLLNTVGITAQTAEQWPPSPRPRPHAEALTHARSWADEHGHLCPPIKTVHDGFPLGEWLNRQRELAKARTTPTPTQQALAAIAPWWNPPWPILWQRAYHHAHTHPHHPAARNWLQNQRRGWLLLHPHQQHLLTTAGLVSI, encoded by the coding sequence GTGGCACACCAGCGCAGCACGACCGCGCCCAGCTGCACGCCGGGGAGCGGGCGTGCGGGACGCAAGCCGGCAGCGTCCGGCGGGGTCGTGCCCGCCATCGGCTTCGGCGCGGCAGGACGGGTGGCTCCGCTGCAGGGAGAGCTGACGCTGTCGTTCCTGACCAGGCTCGCCGCCCGCTACCACCTCACCATCCGCGACCTGCTCGCCGCTGTCACCGACGTCGGCGGCCTGCAGAACCTCACCGGCATGCTGTACCCGGACAGCGAGATCCACCTCAACGCCCAGGCCCGCGCCCGCGTTTGCGTGCTCTGCCGTGTTGCGCCGCACGTGCTCGAGCGTGCCCTGCCCGCATGGACACGGGAAGAGCCGTGCGGCAAGTACGGGGCCGGCCCTATCGGGCGGCTGACGCGCGGTGAGGAGGCCGTCGCGGCCTGGGGGCCGGCCTGCCCCGCCTGCACCGCCGCCCGCACCGGACGTGGCCTGCCCGCACGCCGGTACCTAGCCCCCGAGGAGCGGGTCTGCGCACGCCACCGGTACTGGCTCCTGTACGTGCCCCACACCAGCGGCCTGCCCGTGCCCCTCGACCAGTGCCCGGAAGTAGTCAGAGCCCAGCGGCGGCATGTCCGGCTGCTGCGCCGCTCCCCCACTGGGGCGCAGGCTTTCGAGGTCGCCCGCGCCGTCACCAGCTTCTGGTGGGACCAGCCCTGGCCGGACGAGGAACGCCTGTGGCCTGCCCGCCTCAAGGCCACGCGTCCGGATGATGCCGATCCCGGCTGGTGGAAGGTGGCCGCCCGCGACCTGATCACCTATCCCGAAACCGTCGCCCTCGCACGCCTGCTGGCCTGCCACCCCCTGCAGCAACGCACCGTTACTGAATCGGGCGGCCATCTCCCCTACACACTGGGCGAGCTGCCCCAGTTGCTGACCGAAATCGCCGACCAGCTCGGGCGGCCGTGGCTCGCCCGCCACCTCGCCGCCGTCACCCACGGACCGCTGTTCACCTGGGCCCACTCCTGCATACGCACCCGCGCCAACTCGGCACCCGCGGCGCAGCAAACACTGTGGAAGGTCCACTCACCACACCGGCCCCGCCCCCTCAGCGACCTCCTGCCCCCACCGGAATCACGCACCGCCAGCGGCCAGCCGGAACCACGCATCGACGATGGCCAGTCGGAACCGCGGCCGGTCAAACGGCTGCGCGGCCACAGCCTCCAAGCCGAACGCGCCTTCGAGAGAGGCTTTGCGCACGCCCGTGCCTACCACCAGCGGCACGGGCATCTGGCCGTCCCCAAGGAAGACGCTTTGGGGGATTACCCGCTGGGCACGTGGCTGTCCAATCTGCGCACCCGCCGCACCTGCCTGCCCGCCCACCAAGCCGCCGCCCTCCACGCGCTGTCCCCGTGGTGGAACGCGCCATGGAGCACCCTGTGGCAGCGCACCTGGCACCAGGCCCGCGATCGCGCAGAAGCTCACGGCCCGCTCAAGCCGGCCAGCGGCTTTCCCACCACCAGCTACAGCCTGGGCGAATGGCTGTACCTGCAGTGCACCCGCTACCCCGCCCTTCACCCCGAACAACAACGCCTCCTCACCCAGATCGGCATCGACGCCGCGGCGGCAGCCGCCGCCCGGCCCAGACGGCGCAACCTCAAGGCCGGCGCCGAAGAAGCCCTCGCCCACGCCCGCTTCTACGCCACCAAACACGGCAGCCTGGCGTCCGTAACCTCCGCAACCGTCCACGAGGGCTTCCGCCTGGGACAGTGGCTCGCCAACCAGCGCAACTACCAGCGCGCCGGCCACCGCCCCCTGCCCGCCGGCCGCGTCCAGGCCCTCAACGCCATCGACCCCTGGTGGTGCCCGCCCTGGAACCTGAAATGGCAACGCAACTACTACCGCGCCCGAGACGCCGCCGACGGCCGCCTCCTCCTCCAGGCCGAGAACGGCTTTGATTGCCTCAACGATTCTGGGGCCGCCGACTGGGTGTGGCGCCAGTGCGCCAGGTACGACGAGCTCAGCCCGGAGCAGCAGCAACTCCTCGCCGAGATCGGCATCACCGCCGAGGCGGCCCGCACGGCCCTGGAACATGCACGTACGGCTCCGAAAGCACCGGCTGCCGCCCCAGCTCCGGGGGCAAAAGGCAAGACCAGCCAAGCCATAAGGGCTGCAGATCCTGCAACTCCCACCGGTCCGCGTCGCAGACGGCGTGCCGCCGAGCCGAAGCGTCCCCACGAGCCCCGCAGCCGCCTTGGACACCGCCCCGATCTGAGGCCGGGCTTCGAGACGGCCCTGGCACACGCCCAAGCCTGGCACGCTGAACACGGCCACCTCGCCGTCCCACGTGACACCCGGCACGACGGCTACCCCCTGGGCATGTGGCTGTTCAGCCAGCGCAACCGCGCCAAACAACGTGCCCGAGCCGGTATGCCGCCCTCACCCCACCTGACCGAAATCGCCGCGATCGACCCCTGGTGGAACCCACCGTGGGACCTGCACTGGCAGCGCAACTACTACCGCGCCCTCGACCACATCGCTGCGGGCAACCCGTTCGATCCCGTCGCCCGCATCCCTGCACCGAGCACCGTCCTGGGCAGCTGGATCACCCGGGCCTGCCTGCAATACCACCAACTCCACCCCGGCCAGCAGTGCCTGCTGAACACGGTCGGCATCACCGCTCAGACAGCCGAACAGTGGCCGCCCAGCCCCCGCCCCCGGCCCCACGCCGAAGCCCTCACCCACGCCCGTAGCTGGGCTGACGAACACGGCCACCTCTGCCCGCCGATCAAGACCGTCCACGACGGCTTCCCCCTCGGCGAATGGCTCAACCGACAACGCGAACTCGCCAAAGCCAGGACCACCCCTACCCCCACGCAGCAGGCCCTCGCCGCGATCGCCCCCTGGTGGAACCCGCCCTGGCCCATCCTGTGGCAACGCGCCTACCACCACGCACACACCCACCCCCACCACCCGGCAGCCCGCAACTGGCTCCAAAACCAACGCCGCGGATGGCTACTCCTCCACCCCCACCAACAACACCTCCTCACCACAGCCGGCCTCGTCAGCATCTGA